A single Anopheles funestus chromosome 2RL, idAnoFuneDA-416_04, whole genome shotgun sequence DNA region contains:
- the LOC125764801 gene encoding uncharacterized protein LOC125764801: MQGRLDNRSTLGASLGKPVILPRRHPVTDLIIKDFHERYCHQSHGTVVSQLRSRYYIPKILVEFNRVRRGCQSCKIRNAVPNPPLMGNIPRQRIAVNQRAFTYTGLDYFGPILVVVGRHSEKRWGALFTCLTTRAIHLELAYALTTASCILAIRRFIARRGPPREIISDRGTNFVGAARELNIALKDVDEDALKTRFSGPVLKWRFNPPAAPHFGGTWERLVQSVKKILCSFNLPRLPTDEILMSTLTEVEMMINSRPLTYVPLDEEWDCPITPNHLLLGSPDGSKQAVCLDDSPTAIRTSWGALQVNADIFWKRWIADYLPTLTRRTKWFHPVPPIKEGDVVVVVDGNLPRNTWPMGRVLEVTRAKDGQVRRAKVRTASGILERPATKLAVLDIVGSS, encoded by the coding sequence ATGCAGGGACGATTAGACAATCGTTCAACGCTAGGTGCTTCGCTGGGGAAGCCCGTTATCTTACCTAGACGACACCCGGTCACGGATCTGATTATTAAGGACTTCCATGAGCGATATTGTCATCAGAGCCATGGAACGGTGGTGAGCCAACTCCGATCGCGGTACTATATACCGAAGATTTTGGTGGAGTTCAATCGGGTTAGGCGCGGCTGCCAGAGCTGCAAGATTAGGAACGCTGTACCTAATCCACCCCTGATGGGGAACATTCCCCGGCAGAGAATTGCGGTGAACCAGCGAGCGTTCACATACACCGGGCTGGATTATTTTGGACCAATACTCGTGGTCGTGGGACGACATTCCGAGAAGCGCTGGGGAGCGCTATTCACTTGCCTCACGACAAGAGCCATTCACCTCGAATTGGCATACGCACTAACGACTGCTTCATGTATTTTAGCGATCCGTCGATTTATCGCCAGAAGAGGTCCTCCTAGGGAAATAATCAGCGATCGGGGCACTAATTTCGTGGGCGCGGCGAGAGAACTCAACATCGCCCTGAAGGATGTGGACGAAGACGCTCTTAAAACGAGATTCAGCGGGCCAGTGCTGAAGTGGAGATTCAACCCGCCGGCAGCACCTCATTTCGGCGGCACTTGGGAGCGTCTTGTGCAATCGGTAAAGAAGATACTGTGCAGTTTCAATTTACCGCGTCTACCAACAGATGAGATATTGATGTCAACGTTAACGGAGGTGGAAATGATGATCAACTCAAGGCCACTTACCTACGTGCCGCTCGACGAGGAATGGGACTGTCCAATAACGCCGAACCACCTGCTACTAGGAAGCCCTGACGGGAGCAAACAAGCCGTTTGTTTGGACGACTCACCGACAGCGATACGGACGTCGTGGGGTGCCCTGCAAGTGAACGCGGATATATTCTGGAAGCGGTGGATTGCAGACTACCTACCAACGCTCACCCGCAGGACGAAATGGTTCCACCCGGTGCCACCGATTAAAGAGGGAGACGTGGTGGTGGTCGTGGATGGGAACCTGCCTCGGAACACTTGGCCGATGGGACGTGTATTAGAAGTGACCCGTGCGAAGGACGGCCAGGTTAGGCGAGCGAAAGTGCGAACGGCAAGCGGGATTTTAGAAAGACCGGCAACGAAATTAGCGGTGCTAGATATTGTAGGGAGCAGTTAA
- the LOC125765916 gene encoding uncharacterized protein LOC125765916 gives MTFKLVASIVCGALLLSTVSAVVNNNANQSNQEAQRREAPLADSYGPPPATGPELPAPVYGAPAVAHYPPPPPDVPPPAPALPPVQVPHKEYGVPVQSYGPPNVNIEYGPPPAPAPKPIYHSYPKPPQYHGPPPSHHKKSSSFLEQLFSTFGFGGSDDDHHSHHHHAPKPVYGPPSHPAPVYGPPAGPVLPPKPAYGPLISAPQPVYGPPIHQAPPKPLYGPPKPAYGPPIQSGFAVQSSSFGHQSGSFGHHPGSPVHAPPTPPEIKCDGWKPIAGPVVQPEVHAPESSYGPPPSGDFLATHHQIESSGVGVSSGDIGLQLPKLEHGPVFNSHSELHSGLELPKGNSYEVHSNFISDSYGAPPADSFLPGKYKPSFVKPLPPPPPPPQKLHFPPAPHYGPPMRHPGLGISHGSVSGNLKPWPVSGSPPRHPIAYRPPVPQGLIESIGHAVEHQENFGTKPSYSGDVYLPPPTRDVAHSGPSSLELNALPSEQPAKPFLTQHQLPEAQAYVQEPRYQSHDIVSVSSDCGHGPTSVDVQQSIQTNQLSIVGPSATASYSADYSNNIQDHYDGAGSSRHVQTSSLPGLDGGLGGLELISAQKSQSLSIPVQGQHGSYQLQFQSADPQGAGSAPHEQILSEGLLQSILSAIEQPQQHRAAEEHDSYDPNIDHSEVSVFLKSPEGQKTLQDHPNGHIGHKR, from the exons ATG ACATTTAAGCTCGTCGCGTCGATAGTGTGTGGAGCTCTGCTCCTATCCACGGTTTCTGCTGTGGTGAATAACAATGCAAACCAATCGAATCAGGAAGCTCAACGTAGGGAAGCACCGTTAGCGGATTCGTACGGACCTCCGCCAGCGACTGGTCCCGAACTGCCTGCCCCGGTCTATGGTGCTCCGGCAGTTGCTCACTatccaccacctccaccagaTGTGCCACCACCAGCTCCGGCTCTACCGCCGGTGCAAGTGCCTCACAAGGAGTACGGAGTTCCGGTTCAAAGCTATGGTCCACCAAATGTAAACATTGAGTACggaccaccaccagcaccggcTCCCAAACCCATTTACCATTCATACCCCAAGCCACCTCAATATCATGGACCACCACCGTCGCATCATAAGAAATCTTCCTCCTTCCTGGAGCAGCTGTTCTCGACCTTTGGTTTCGGAGGAAGTGATGACGACCATCATTCCCACCATCATCACGCTCCCAAGCCAGTGTATGGGCCACCATCGCATCCGGCACCTGTTTACGGACCACCTGCGGGACCTGTACTACCTCCCAAACCTGCCTACGGACCACTCATTTCTGCTCCACAGCCCGTCTATGGTCCTCCAATTCATCAGGCACCTCCGAAGCCACTGTACGGTCCGCCGAAACCGGCGTACGGTCCACCGATACAGTCTGGCTTCGCTGTACAGTCGTCTTCCTTCGGACATCAGTCCGGTTCCTTCGGACACCATCCGGGCTCACCGGTCCATGCTCCACCAACTCCACCGGAGATCAAGTGTGACGGATGGAAACCTATTGCCGGACCTGTCGTACAGCCCGAAGTACACGCGCCCGAATCTTCGTACGGACCGCCACCAAGCGGTGACTTTTTGGCCACTCACCATCAGATTGAATCCAGCGGTGTGGGCGTCAGCAGCGGAGATATTGGACTGCAACTACCCAAGCTGGAACATGGACCTGTCTTCAATTCGCACTCAGAACTCCACTCCGGACTGGAACTGCCCAAGGGTAACAGCTACGAG GTTCACTCGAACTTTATCAGCGACTCTTACGGAGCTCCTCCAGCAGACTCGTTCCTGCCCGGAAAGTACAAACCATCTTTTGTAAAACCATTACCgcctccaccgccaccaccccAGAAGCTACACTTTCCACCAGCTCCCCATTACGGACCACCGATGCGCCATCCCGGTCTAGGCATCTCGCACGGCAGCGTCAGTGGAAATCTGAAACCTTGGCCCGTTTCTGGATCGCCTCCGCGACATCCAATCGCTTACCGTCCACCGGTACCGCAGGGTTTAATCGAATCGATCGGCCATGCCGTTGAGCATCAGGAAAACTTTGGTACCAAACCGTCCTACTCCGGTGACGTATATCTTCCTCCACCAACGCGTGATGTGGCACACTCTGGACCTTCTAGCCTGGAATTGAACGCACTACCTTCGGAACAGCCCGCCAAACCGTTCCTCACCCAGCATCAACTGCCCGAGGCGCAAGCTTACGTTCAAGAACCACGCTACCAATCGCACGATATCGTGTCCGTCTCGAGTGACTGTGGACATGGGCCAACCTCCGTGGACGTGCAGCAATCGATCCAAACGAATCAACTTTCTATTGTTGGACCATCGGCAACGGCCAGCTACTCGGCCGattacagcaacaacatccaGGACCATTACGATGGTGCGGGTTCCAGCAGACACGTGCAAACCTCCAGTTTGCCCGGTCTCGACGGTGGTCTTGGCGGGTTAGAGTTGATTTCAGCACAAAAGTCTCAAAGCCTTTCCATACCCGTCCAGGGACAGCATGGCTCGTACCAGCTACAGTTCCAATCGGCCGATCCGCAAGGTGCCGGTTCTGCTCCCCACGAACAGATCCTTTCCGAGGGTTTGCTGCAGTCGATTCTGAGTGCGATTGAACAGCCTCAGCAACATCGAGCAGCGGAGGAGCACGATTCATACGATCCCAATATTGATCACAGCGAGGTGTCTGTGTTTTTGAAGAGTCCCGAAGGTCAGAAAACTCTACAAGATCATCCTAATGGACATATAGGACATAAACGATGA